The Phaseolus vulgaris cultivar G19833 unplaced genomic scaffold, P. vulgaris v2.0 scaffold_15, whole genome shotgun sequence genomic interval ACTCTCTCCACGTAATTCCCAAGATCAAGTCACAGTCATAGCTACTACCTTCATGCACCTTCCTCACACATTCCCAAACATCTcatctatatatatatgtacaaGAGTGTAGTAGTGTCTTCAAATTCTCATATATATTCTTTCCGACAATTCCCATTAATATGAAGAGAAGCAGAGAAGAGGGTGAGTTAGAGAACATGACTAACTGTTTGATGCTGTTGACCAAAGTTGGTGTGAGTGAAACCAACCCTACATCAAAGGGCTGTGGAGAGTTAAGGGACAGTGATGTTGGTGATTTCAAGTGCAAAACTTGCAATCGAaggttttcttcttttcaagCACTTGGTGGACACAGAGCTAGTCACAAGAAACCAAGGCTTATGATCACAGATCTTTCGTGCCACCATCACACGTTACCTAGTCCAGTCACGAAACAGCAACCTAGGATGCACCCTTGTCCCATTTGTGGGCTTGAGTTTGCCATTGGACAAGCCCTGGGAGGGCACATGAGAAAGCATAGAACTGCCATTAATGGCGGTTTGTTGAATCGTAGAGATTCGGATTCTTTGTCCATTCTCAAGAAATCTAAAGATGGTGGAAAGTTGAATCTGTGTTTGGACTTGAACTTGATGCCATTGGAGGATGATGATCTTAAGCTCAACCTAAGAACACCCGTTCTCAATTGTTTCATTTGATTGCAAATTTTGTACTTAACTAAATTCTTTTTTCCTTACATatttttttgtgtatttttcGTAATTTATTATTATGCGTATGCATCTACTTGTAGTTCATTTTGTAGTCCTATCGTGTTTATATGAAACTTCTTAGTTCTTATGCAGATTTTCTGAGAGTAGGTCCCAAACGTAATCATGTTTCCCTGGCAATTGTTATTACACTAAAGCAGCAATTTTTTGTCCATGAGAAACCATGGATTACAAATACTATGAATGTGATTATAACATAGTAGCTCAAACACAGCTACATAACTTTAGTGTGtcccacattttttttaattataaaaaacaattaaaaaattaattatcataatATGTCATTATCCCTTTTCAATGGTTCAATGTCATTTATATGTGTATTTTTGTTTGAGTAAGGTTATTCTAACAAAAAAACACTAAACAATTTaaactaaagaaaaatataggaAGAGGAGAAAAAAAGTGAGATAAGATGAATGAATTTGACGGACACacttaaaaagaaagaaaaaaaatatgttttaaatgatattgttaaaatatgttttttaatcgctaaagaattaagaaaataaaaagaatatgaaACACTTAAGGGTTGAATACAAAAAAGATAGTTAAATTATCTTGACCTTAGTCATAGTTCTCTTctaaactagaaaaaaaaatattacactaAATCATAAAATCGAGTCTCTCGAAAGGGATacatataaaattttacattaCTCACACAATAACATTCCACTACCCTCTACACACCATGCTATTGAAACCATTCCaaacataaataaaagaaaaagcatTCATTGAAATGCCTTAAGATAGCCCCAATATGCAAACGAGTGACACCTTTTATACTTGTGGTTCTAAGACATGGTATGATCTGTGGTTGCACAATTTCTTAGTCGTAGTCTCTACGAAAGCTTTTCTGCACTAACACCCTTTTATGAGTGTAGCTTCCcacataacataaaaaaaaaaactttggttCTCCCATTATACATGAAGCCTCCTTGCTTGTTTGAAGGTCATGCGTCTTTTGATCATAACATGCACTATCAAAACAAAAACATCACTTTCTCCCACTCTCTGCAGTCATCatgatataatatataattatagtcCTACCAAATAAGAATTCTTCTACATCCTATTTCTCCACTCGTATGCAGTATTCTTATTTCttctattttgaagaaaacttaAAAGAAGTAGTTACAACAAGAGTAGCAAGCAAATCATGTATCAATCCTTTACAACTAACCTATTCCAACGTTTTAACACAAAGGATGGGATTGAAACATCAATCTAAATAGGTGAAAATTGATTTGGGATAGAAGTGTATGATCGATGCCCAAATGTGTTTTTTAACTTTATAACAGATTATAATTATTGAAAACTACAAggtttctttctttgtttcCATAATGCCATAACCATATCAAACCACACCCCTTTCCataaaattttttttcttagataaATGGTTTAAACCAAAAAATATTGAAGTTGATAATTGGATTATTGTGTAATTTGACATATCAATCCAATTTTCACACAAGTTCCAAACCTTTTGAGCAACCTTGCATAGGAAAAAATATGTTCAACAAATTCAATACTTACATAACACAAGAAACACGAGACATCATTAATTACTGTACCCCTATCTACTTTGTAAACTAACCTTAATTGCAACTCTTtgttttatatatgtttatattttgtAATGTTTGTGATATTTAAAAGTTGACATTTTGCATCCAATCCAATCATATGTGTGTAAACATTTGCAATTTGAGTTTCTAAATTGTGAAATATTATCATAgtagactaatttagaatttatttatagagaatcatttcattggtataataggcttctaTCTAGcctttttttagaattttttatgaaCAAGTATAATCTATGTATGTCTCATTTTTGTTAGTCTATGGATTTTGGTCTAATACTccaatatttttgtatttttttcttcttttttttaataatatatttttcatgacaGATGATGTTGTTGATCgagatgtcaagttgtataatgatgaaaattttcataaaaataagaaaattgatTTCTTCAACTTTACGATCTTCCATCACACATCATTATGATCCATACGAAAAGGGAAATTTTTGTCCTTGTTAccaaaattattcaattttttaaagtttgaaaATTCGTTTCATTGTGATATgatttttatgtaattattttgaattaaaattatgtaattctCATGACGTCTTTTTCAACTTTAAAAAGtaattctattttaataataaaagaaaaaaattgctttacttttctaaaaaaaaaacttcgtTTTATGCTAAATATCAATGTACGAGGACAAAATGCATAATTAGTGACACCTGAACTCATCAAAGGTGCGAAAGATTGAATAGTCTTAATGAGGCACTGAATGTATCAGTTGTTGATGTTAGTGGAATTATATTTGTTAGATCCATATGTGATGAATTTTGTTTTGACGTCAAATAAACTTGGATCACATTGAAAAAATGGAGTGAGTGAAACTCTTTAATTTGATACTGGTTCAGTAGAATTCAGCGAAAAAGTGATTGGTGCAGAAGAAGAGAAGACCGAACTCCAAGTGCCCAGTTATCCTCATCCCCACTCCAAGtctaaattttgtttaattttagaTCAAAGTTTTGTTAAGgaattattgttataaaatatattgttcTCAATATTAGAAAGAAACATTTCATTAGAAAATTATGGTGAAAAATTATTAGGAGCACtttttgaaagagaaaaaaaatcttaaataatttatgaatatatattaatttgatgACAATAGTCCTTTAAACAATTTACACTACTAAGAGTCAATGaattagtataattttttttttccaattaacAATATTCCTCTAAAAGTATTCATTGAATAATCTATGTAACAGTATTTTAGAGACAATTTTAATATCcttaaacataaaaattatataaaaatataaataa includes:
- the LOC137817069 gene encoding zinc finger protein ZAT12-like, with the translated sequence MKRSREEGELENMTNCLMLLTKVGVSETNPTSKGCGELRDSDVGDFKCKTCNRRFSSFQALGGHRASHKKPRLMITDLSCHHHTLPSPVTKQQPRMHPCPICGLEFAIGQALGGHMRKHRTAINGGLLNRRDSDSLSILKKSKDGGKLNLCLDLNLMPLEDDDLKLNLRTPVLNCFI